The Leptodactylus fuscus isolate aLepFus1 chromosome 5, aLepFus1.hap2, whole genome shotgun sequence genome segment CCACCTTCCCttttatacacatgcacacttgcatgagccaagtatgcatgtgttctgaatgggagGTGGGAAGAAATCCATGGCCATTTACTTCTGGTGCTGACTTGAATCCCCAAGAATGTGGAAATAAATGTAAGGAACCTTATGGACATAGTTAAAGCCTGACAGCCGGCCTTTTTGCCATTTTTCACAATGTTACTTGCAACTACCTATCCCATAAGGAAACCTTTAAGTTTCCTTTAAAGTATGTTATAGCTGAATATTATCATAGTTGTGCAGTTGGTCAGGCAAGCATTTCTAGTTTTCCATTTTCTTCTGTTTTCTCTTACTCCATTTTCAAAACCATTGGTGGTGGGAACCCTACTTGAAGCACCCAGCCAAGACCTTGAGTACGTTAGCAAaaagtcagccatttatgaagaatTTGAGCCAAGTGGAGTTTTAAGACTAATAGATCATAACCTGTAGTTAACATTTGTAACCTCTTCTAAATTCCTGTGAAAGTAAATAGGCAGCAAACTATGGAATTAgtaaattaatttaaaaatgtattttctcaTTTTAAGCTTCTGTTGAAGGTGGACTCTTACTCCACAGCACTGGATATCAGAGGGGATTCTGCCAGTGTTTTCCCTTAACTTCAGGGAAAGTGCTAACATGACATAATTTGTAGGATAAACTTTCCATTCCTTGTGATTTTTGTGCTGTTAAGGCATCAATTCCTTGGCGTTTTGTAAGGCTTTTATACTTGTCTAATATGCTTTTGAAAACAATTAGTGCATCTTTCAAACGAAGTAAACTTGATGAAATAATTACACTAATAATGACCAGTAATGGAATACGAAGGGTTATCTCAAAGCTAATCCTTAAGTAATGGAATTGGTGTATCTCACATTTTTCTCCTTGCCATTCCCAGTGTGCAGAGGAACGAGACAAGCGGTTATGGGAAATAAGGGGGAGCCACTGGAGGCCAGCGAAGAAAACGAGACCTTATCTGAAGCAATTAATCAAGAAACTCATATTGTGGGACAATTATTCAAAGCTAATTCTAAAATAGCTTTAGAGCCCCAGGTCCTGAGATATTTTTCCTGAAATTTGTCAAGGTCATTGAGAGCAATGGGGCAAGTCCTGCATTAGAATGAAGGCATCAGTTCAACTAGTTAATAGTTTTATATTCGTGTTTACTGCAAACAAGAGTGACGAAAAGGAGCCAGCAAATATTTGTCTAGCTACGTGGATGTACGTATTTCGTCTCAAGGGATTCAATATATGGTTTAGAAGTACAGGCTAAAGAAATCTTTTATATAGGTTTGTTTAATTATagaaaaagataaataaatattTGCACAAAATCGCTTAATCTCTATTTTATTAGCAATATGGATGTGATGGCAGGGTAAGGTCCCCGAACCTGCTGGTACGTTACCTTTTATTGTAATAGTACTACTGGGTGATTTTGTGTTTACATCAGTTATAAAATATGAGCTATTAGTTGCCGCTGTTATACTGCTGTTACTGGTTGATATTGCTGGCTTAAAAGAAACCTGTTAAACACACATTTAAATTGAATTGAAATGGTCACTATTCTTACAGACAACTTAGTTTCACTTAATAGAAGATGTCATTCTGGATCAAAATGCAACGCACTTTATTTAACAATgtagctgttttctgcctgataaATCTCTCTAAATTTCCCGTCACTAGGTATCCCATCTAGTGAGTTTGCTGTTCACTTCCTGTTACTAGAGAAGTTTTGCCCTTGGTTACATTCAGAATAAAGAGGGATTCAAAGTGAGTGATGGGAGTAGTAGGGCTGGTCCCTCCTCATAGCCTCTACTTCTTataaaatgcatgcagttttccTTAACGTGCcaagatttttcttttctgtctccGGGatgtttttagctgcatcataacctggatttaaAGTCCAGTGTCCCTATATGTGCAGTATTTTGTTCTTTGTCTTTTCtcggctatttgtttgctattttaggccggggccccacaggccggaagtGCCGTGATTTGGCTGCGacggaaacgctgcagaaaaaatcgcggcgttgtacagtacttgaaaagtggattggattcatgcaaatcccgtgcccactttgcgggaaaagtcgctgttttgaaaatcacagcatgtcaattatatctacggaaacgccagcatctttcccatagatataattgtaacaaagtccacggaggaaaactccatgaactttctgttcaatgcgctgcgggaagaaccgcaatgcgttcacgccgtggtTGATCCCGCAGCGCTTCAGCGCCGCGGTTCTTggccgtgaggccttagccttaaagttactCCATGCAGACTTACATGTGaggaaaccagtagtagtagtaatggataagGGAGAGGcagactgctctgtattgtacatcCCTACAACTTAGTAGAAATCATCTGTTCTTTCCATTCACTGCCCACTCTTCTCATATAGAGGTGACCTCTTTACTGTTGTGTTCTAACTTGGTGAAATGGCGTGGTTCTTAATGTTTATAGTGCAGACAATCTATGAAGCCAAATTAATATTCTTATTAGTACTTTAATCAATGCAATGATTAATGGCTTGGTGTAAGCACCTAGAAGTTTCCAATATTTCAGTATAAATAGAGTTATTGAAATTTCAACATCTGAATTTGTACATATTCATTCATTGCTTTTGGTCAGACTCAAATGCAATCTTATTCTAGCTTCTAGTGCCGTCAAAGgcgaaaaaaaaattcctctaccTCTTGCAGCAGGTTGTATGTTACTGTCATTTGTAATAACACAGATGTGGTGATTTATGAGTCCAATTTATTGTATGTGACAGGCAAAGGGAATAGGTTGAGGTGTCCTTATCATAAACTATATCATAAATAACAAAGGCATAGCGGTTTGAATACGCTTATGGTGTCAGCAGCAAGTCcctgtaaacagcccagtttagtaTGTAGTCATAGAAACTCTGAGTCCTGCTGTTATCAGGGCACTCTGCAGTTATGCGATGCAGCACTATTACCATATATATTAGTCCATTTATAATACCAGGTGTCAATGCTGGCCTGCTGTGTACACAGCTGGGCCATGCAAACATCAATATGTATCTGGAAATTTGTGCAGGTACCCATAGGATGACTAAAGTACTACAGTAGATGTATTGATTATTTAACTGTGCATAAAGTCGAATACAATGTATATTCTGGTCAACAAGTACAATTATAATGGAAGCACAGTAACCACATAAAACCGTAAAGAACAGTAAAATTATTACTCTTTTGTCATTGGAATTTCCATTGTTTTATTAAAAAAGGATCTTAACCGAATTAATATATAAACTAAGAAGTATGGAACACTAGATGGAAGATATGTGTTTTAGTTGACTTTTTCTGTATTTGCCTTATATCGTTTTAGACTTGTAATTACAAATACGTATTAAAGCAGATGGTATGAATGACCTCTTTAAGTTCCATGTCACATTTGTTCAGTAATTTAGTTCAGGTTAAGTCTGTTTGAGTTTTGATTGGGGATTTAAAATATGGGCAATATGTAAATTTTGTGATATTCAAGTCAAttcaactttatttatttttttcctttttacagaggaagaagaggagcaagTACCCACAGATGGTGGGACTTCAGCAGAAGCTATGCAAGTTCCTCTTGAGGAAGGAGAGATGGAAGAAGATGAAACTATTAATGATGAGAACTATTTAAGTAAAAGACCATTGGAGAGTCCAGAAGCCATGGAAATGCCTTTTGCCAAACGGCAAAGACTAAGTAATAGTAAAGGAGACCTTTTGGATGGAACATTGGAACCACGGGAGCCACTTAGTTCTATTAATGCTCAAAAGGTTCCCCCCATGCTTTCACCTTCTCAAATACAGGACAATTCTGATTTGACTATTTCTCCTTCAGAACCAGTAATGCTTTCTCCTATTCTTAAACCTCAGATTCCCTCTTCCAAACCTTTAGAACCTAAAGCACTTACCTCTAAAACAAAATCAAAAAGTTCAccaggaaaaaattcaaaatctcCCAAATCCACACCATTGTCTACAGTTCTAGGCAGTCCTATGCGTTCACCTAAAAGTACTCTAAAAGACAAAAAGTCTCCAGGACGTGCCAAAAGTCCTAAGAGCCCCAAAAGTCCAAAAGCTTCTGCCCCTCCTACTCAGCCAACTGTTAAGTCAGAAACGCCAAGCCGTACACCACTTGCTGCATTAAGTGAAAAGATTGGAAGGGAGAATATTCAGGTAAAGCAAAGTCAAGCATCGCAGGATTCTGAAAAACTGACCCTCGAAAATCCATCCAAGAAACCATCAGTGGCTGACAATACAATTGAAGATTCAATTGATGCTGTCATTGCTCGGGCTTGTGCTGAACAAGAACCTGATCCATTTGAGTTTTCCTCAGGTTCTGAATCTGAGGGTGATGTCTTTACAAGTCCTAAAAGACTCACAATAGCAGAACCTGCTACTCCTAAGGTTTCAACTTCCAACAGTAGTTTTGCTAAAGCTTGTAGCACCTCACTACCCACTTCAGGAGGCACATCCAGTTCTGATATTTCATGGACAATGGATGACTCCATAAATGAAGTGATTCGAAAGGTTAACCAAGAAACTCCATCAAATGTGTCTATGGTTCAGCCATGCTTTTCTTCCCCCTCTGCATCTCCTCCTACTCCAGAACCACTTGTAAAAACTTTTGAAGACAAGTCTAAGCTAGCTTCTCCAGTTGAGCTGAAGAAAAAGGTAAAGAAAGAACTGAAAACTAAAATGAAGAAAAAGGACAGAGAAAAACAGAAGGACAAAGATAAAAGCAAGGAGAAAAGCAAGGACAAAAACAAGGAAAAGGAGAAAGATAAAGACAGTATCAAAGACTCAAAACTTCAGTGGAAAGACTCTATGAAGGATGAAGACGGTGAGATACATAGGCTCAAGTCGAAAGATTTGAATGACTCTGAACAGAAACCAAAGCAAAAAGAGAACAGTGGAAAGAAGGagaaagaaaaacacaaagaTAAGAAGAAAGATAAAGAAAAGGGTAAAAAGGACaaagaaaagaaagagaaggGGAAAGATAAAAACAAAGAGGAGAAACAGAAAAATGCTCCATCAACTCCTGTTGTGTTACCACCTAAAGACATGTTACTGCCAATGATCAGTACTCCTAATGCAGTTAGGCTGCCATCTTTGATGCCTTCCATGTCACCACTGGTTCCAGAAAAACTAAATGAAGAACGAGAGAAAACTAAAGATAAAGACAAGAAAAAGgagaagaaagagaagaagaaaaagaaggacaAAGAGAAAGTCAAGGAGAAGGAaaaggagaaaaaagaaaaagacaagaAGGACAAAGATAAGGAAAAACACAAGCATGACAAGGTAAGGTTTTACCAATATTCCGTTTGTTAAATTTCCTATTATGCTCCCAAGCTGACTATACGCATTCAGTTCTGGTCAGTCAACAGCTATTCCATCTGACATCCCCATAAGCATGCACACTCAGTATGACATTGCATGTGTCCTGAATGGATAGAGGAGAGTAGACACCTCTGCCATATGCTTAACCCCCTTTAAGCAAAAagaatcaggcatgttgaaatgtaAGTGTTGCCATGCACAAAATGTCTATAGCTTTTTGTGGAGGCGACTTGGCCTAGGTTAGTCTGAGTTCACACACCgtcttttggtcaggaatccgcctcagggtaagttcacatgggttttttttggaccagaacctgaggcagaggccgcctcaggttccggaccaaaatacgggtagctgcgactggattccagtgcagtgcaccggcatccagttgcgcactccactccagattaggcccaaatgaatgggtctagtcgggagggagtgtcttcaggcggatgttgagaggtgaatccgcctgaaagaatgagtttGTCCCTTCTTTtttcgggagccagaacaaacagctcacggaaaaaaagaactgaccagctcccattgatttcaatgggagccatctttttagtCAGTATTTtgatacggtctcaaaatcctgaccaaaaaaccctgtgtgaacttaccctcaaagtcagcctccaaaaaaaaaaccctcccaatagaactctattgagaggctgattttgagttgGATTCCTGAcccaattcctgaccaaaaaaactcagtgtgaactcagccttaaagtgaTAGACAAAGAATCTCTGCAATAACAGACTCAGTTGACGGGATTGGCACTAGCCAACAGAGCCCCTGTGAAGAAAATAAAACTAAAAGTGTCCCAGCACAAAGAATTCCCATAATAAATGAAATAGTAGAAGGAATAGCTGAGAAGTGTCTCTTAAATCCACCGGACTCCTGCAAGTTAGGATTTTAAGCTTGTTGCCCTTTAAATTACTGGTATTTTCCTGGTCTTTTTTCCTTCTCTACTGGGGTTTTAGGAGCAATATGGAGTTAAAGCTTTATCAGTTGGTGCCCCGAGGTATGTGGCAAAGCAGCTAAATCCTTAAAGATTAGCAAAAAATGCAGCACATGGCAGTAAAGGGTTTATAAGACTACCATTATTAGTTCAGGTGAAAGGAGAGTTGCTTATACATTTAACTggacaaatccactaacaatatATTTTAAGGCACTTACAAAGGGATGTTGTATTGCAATACTTTACTTTTATGGTGATTTGGGAAGCTTAAAAGTGAAAACTCTCTCGGCTTCAGTTTTGCGCTTTTCCCAACAGCCAGTTGTCCTTTTAACTTGTAATGTTCAGATTTTACttctggtggaaaaaaaaaaaaaacctggcatgGACGTGCAATTTGTGATAAATTAAAATTATAGCCCAGCAATGATTGAATCTTAATGAAAATGGAGATAACACATTAACACAGCAGCAGCGCTAATGAAAATGTAAATGAGATTTTTGTTTTGTCTAAATGATTACATTGTCTTCCTTTTTAATATCCCATCCACTACCAGAGGGCCAGACTATGCCCTGCTGAGCAGATCTTACAGGCTGCCAAAGTGTGCTCAGCCACTGTTCTCCTTGGTGCTGCAGGTACTACCCCTTAATATGTGCCCTCGCCAGCCAGGATGTTTGATCACTCTCTTATTTTGATGTATACTTTTATTTAGGTGTACTACTGTACATATTGGTCTCATACTAGCTAGTTACAGTGGACCACTGATAGTATTGTTTCCTAAGAAACAATATAccctacagtgtaatgtgtgcgTTGGCCAGTGTCGGACTGGTTGGACACAAAACTCTGTGCTGGGAAATACTTTTGCATTGATCAGACAGGCAGATGTTGGATTTTTAGGTGAATGCAGTTTCCACATTTGATACAGATTTTAGTAGGCCAGTAACTGCTctcaaaaaaatccaactgttccagaattggCATCGCCTATGACAGGATGCAACTGACGCAATGTGAAAGACCtcttgaggccggggccccacgggatggaaacactgtgggaaaaatcttGGCggtttacagtaagtgcaaagtggttgggattccagcgaatcccatgtccactttgcagtaaaaattgcGACttggacatgccgcgatttccaaagccggtgcggttttggaaatcgcagcatgtcaattgtatctacagaaacaccgatggtttccccatagaAAAAATTGTaacaggtagagatgagtgagtactattcaaaactccagtttcgaatagcacacacccataggaatgaatggacgtagctggcacgcagggggttaagcggttgGCCattggcaaagtctgcatgccggccgcttccattcattcctatggatgcgtgctattcgaaacggccgtttcaaatagtactcgctcatctctagtaacagtcCACTGAGGAAAACTCAACAAACTTTGTTTAAAGTGCTGCTGGAAGCACTGCGATACGTTGCCGCCacggggaaaataaaaaaaaaaaaaaaagatttaggctaaggcccccacgggacgtcccgcagcaataaagcgctgtgggacgtcccattagaccttagcctaaatccccccccccccccgagttttgtaaagaaaacaaaatccTAGCAAAATGTAGACTCAACATGTTAGCATCTACATGCGGTAGCCAATAAATGATGGCTAGTACAACCTGTTGTCTTTTTAACGTGATTCACATCTTCTAACCAAACCTTTTGTTTTAGCAGGCCAAAGTGGAGTTATCAATTCCTGCCCCGTCACCTGTGATTCCCCGACTGACACTGAGGGTTGGTGCCGGCCAAGATACAATGTAAGCAATAACATCTTAACCAATGGAACATCTTATGGTAGTTGTGTATCTAGTGGTTTGTTCTCTTaatctggccatacacatgagatgttTGTCTGCAAATCTGTGGCAGATCCAGCTCATTTTAGTGGCATCTGCTGTTAATCTTTTTATGACCACCACATGCATCAAATTCAGGGCAGACTTCACCAATTTAGCTGGATCTGCCAAAGGGCTGCTTTACTTGTCACTGGTTATCaggaagttatttttttttattttattttatttattttttttaatgtagagtgtgagccccatatagggatcacaatgtactttttttttctttttttctttcatttaagtatgtctttgtagaatgggaggaaatccacgcaaacacagggagaacatacaaactccttgcagatgttactcCTGGCGGGATTCCAACCCAgtaccccagcgctgcaaggctgcagtgctaaccactgagccaccgtgttgcccctaggaGGTTATTTTCATTTTAAGTTGAAAATAATGGAATTTAAGGTCACCCCAGATGAGAGAAAATGAAGATAAATGAAAATGAGCACGAAGTTTGTTTTGGCCACTGTTGCAGGATTTCCACATGTAACAAGTATCCGGCACCACTTGAGTAACCGTTTCACATGTTGTCAGCAGTTCTGTCTGTGGTGCCATATACCTTTTGGGTCATAAGCCTCCAAGTCTTTACCTACTTGAGAACAGGTTTCTGATCCTATCTGATTACAACTTGCAAGTTGCCATTTACAATAGTGGCATTTGCCGACATACCAATTTGAGGGCTGCCAAATAAGTATTTCAGGGAAATTTACTGGATTCAATTCTAATGCAATTAGACCTCATTTGGTTCcctaaataaataaaaggtcagTCTTCAAATGAAGCTTATCTCTGGGCACAGCTTCcataaattgtgttttaatgtttTTTGACCAGATCTTATCCATAATGGGTTAGGTGGTGTTAGTTCATTTGGGCTTAAAATATTTAAGACTGCTTCTTAATGTATTATTTGAGCAGTGCATTATAGTGTTTTCTCTGCAGTGTTATCAAGTCACTGATCACTCATTGACTTAATGCCATGAGGTGCTTAAGATATGGCATCTACTGGACACTCGAGTACTTCGGGAGGTGTGCAAGCAAGTTGCACATCTAATGTAAATCAGTATTTACACCACTAGTCTGCTTTCCATACAGTATTCCTGGTGACATTGTGCTCAGTCTAAGGACAATGTCATTGTAGCAAGATGCATCTGGTTAATGATTGTAGCCCTAACCTTAATAAAGCAACCAGGATGATTTAGAGGATCATACCCTGTGTGTTTGTGGTTATATTATTCAACAGCAACACAAGGATAAGAAGTGGAAATGTACAAGCTAGGCTGCgtagttttgtatttttgttttctcCCCATTTAACCTTCCTAAATAGGGAAAAAACGTACATGTTTAAATGGGTCGTAACTTGTTAAGATTAGGGTTTTACCATAATCTCAACAATAAATATCCACTGTCTCATTAACCATGGTTAGAAGCAGGGGCTATCCTAGACTATACACACTCATTGGCAACAACCGAAAAAAAGAAATTATGATGGGGTGCTACAAAACTTGGCAACTCTGCCCCAGACTCTGCCTGGTGTTTTTCCACTAGGCAGTGTACACAACCTGAAGCggatggctccatacactgtatagtgaccaGGCCTGCGGTAGCACAACCTCACCGCTGCATAGTACACGGAGCCATAATGCTCTCCATAGCTTCCAGTTTTTGTTGGTTGGATTGGTACCTATTCCCTATGGATACCAGGGTCTTACTCTATTTTAATGGCATAAGTGTTTATTTATGATAATTACTATCTTTGCTTATTATGATATATTACTAGTGTTACCAGATTTTTTGGATCATATTAAATAGGCTTGCTGGGTAGTGTATATTTGACAGGTGACTTTATGGCATATATTTAACACTGTGCTTTACACTGTTATGTGTACCTCCCCATTCTTTGCACTAGCCTGGTTATTCAAATGGCAGCCCCTACAATGTTTGCATCCAGAAAGAAAAGAATAGGGATCATTAGACTGCCCTCTGTGGACATATCCCAATTGCTTTTGCCCTTAACCTTGGCTCCTTCAGTGTTTGGGCAAGGATGGGTGGCTTTTTATTGACTCGTCAAGCTGTTGGTTTGCATTCCAGTCCAAGCATTTCATGACCTAGTCCATTTAATCCACTGTTATGTGGTGGGGAAACAGGTAAAGGAATCCTGCTGAAAATCCCTCCTTCTGCACGTTTTTATGAATAAGGCCAGTGTCTGCAGCAGTTAGGGCAGCGTGACCAAATCCTCCAGAAAACGTAATGCTAGCAGCATGGGGCTATTGTGGGACACAGCTGTGGGCGGTGTTGGTTACTCCGCTAGAGATTGCTCATTCAACAGAAGCCCATGAAGGAGAACCAGGAGTGGAATTAATTCAGGAGGAAGAAATGATACTGAAGGGAGAAGAATGTGGAAGAGTAAACCACTGTATAGGGAAAGTTAAACAATGGATAGCTGGCAGTGACTGTCTGTGTTTATTGCTGCGCTAATGGGCCTCCAAATTATTTTACAATGTGGAATTTAGTGGTTTATTACTTAGAAATGAAAACTGTTAACAGCTGGATAGCCGCATTAAAGACTGCTGAGTGACTATATAAAACCAAAATGGTAGCTGTGTACAGTATGCAGCACGAGAACCCTATTTAACCCATTAGGGCAAGGCTTATATAAACGGTACCAGCTATAAATCTGACGCTTTAATAGCAATGAGACTTAAGATGAAAGAATTCATAGAAATCTCTATCTGCTTTGAGTTTTATGATAAATCTGCTTCAATGAGAAACCGTCTGCTGCAAGTAGCAATACGCTGAAGACCTTTTTGTCTTCATTGGCTGCAAACCTGCAGAAGTTATTACTGTAAGCGTCTCCAGAAAGCAAGCGCCAGTGGAATGTAAATCTAATTACTGCAAATAAACAGACTGTCTAATATTGGTCACTGTGTATCCTTTCCTCTGATGACAGATCGGAGTCATGTGGGCTTCTCACAGCCATAATTCACATTTAATGCTGTGGGGTGAAAGTGAAGTGTTAGGCGCACAGCACATCTGGCCTGTCTTTTTCAAGACtactattatcattattattatataaattattGTTCCACCCGATAAATTGCACTGTATGTGACTTTTCTATGcagagatagattttttttttttttttttttttttttttttttttacaaaaactacATTGTCTTTTGGCATCTGTTTCAGTACATAAATGAATTCCCCATAACGTACCAATTCTGAAGCATCTTTTCTTTAGAACTGCCTTGTGCTGTTCCTATGTTATTCATTTTAGAAATTTACTAAACTATAGTCTGTAACTTTTTCCCAGTAACTAGCCTATTTCAGACCGCCCATAGACACGGAATATATAGAAACTAGATACATCCAGATAGTTCAGTCCTAACTTTGCAAGGATGTATGTACATTCAGAGGGAAAGCAggggatggtttattactgtccctgccttcctgacCATTGCCTACACTGTGTTTAAAGTCCAGCTATGGGAACCACCATGATGCACATACCTCTCTGGCCCAGTAGTCAGTTGGATGCGGTGCTGGGTCCTATGGGACCCAGATCAATTTTGCAGTGCAGCTTAGGAGGCTACATTCCTTCTGTTACTATGGCTATTGTATCAAAGTTACAAGGAAAATCAGAAAGGAAAACCAGTAATGGCAGAACGTATAAGTAAACAAGGAAATAAGATAAACTTATTAAAGTaaactataaa includes the following:
- the TAF3 gene encoding transcription initiation factor TFIID subunit 3 isoform X2, whose translation is MCESYSRSLLRVSVAQICQALGWDSVQVTACDLLTDVLHRYLQQLCRGAHRYSELYGRTDPVLDDVGQAFKLMGVNLHELEDYIHNIEPVTFPHQIPSFPVSKNNVLQFPPPGSKDVEDRKEYIPDYLPLIVSSQEEEEEEQVPTDGGTSAEAMQVPLEEGEMEEDETINDENYLSKRPLESPEAMEMPFAKRQRLSNSKGDLLDGTLEPREPLSSINAQKVPPMLSPSQIQDNSDLTISPSEPVMLSPILKPQIPSSKPLEPKALTSKTKSKSSPGKNSKSPKSTPLSTVLGSPMRSPKSTLKDKKSPGRAKSPKSPKSPKASAPPTQPTVKSETPSRTPLAALSEKIGRENIQVKQSQASQDSEKLTLENPSKKPSVADNTIEDSIDAVIARACAEQEPDPFEFSSGSESEGDVFTSPKRLTIAEPATPKVSTSNSSFAKACSTSLPTSGGTSSSDISWTMDDSINEVIRKVNQETPSNVSMVQPCFSSPSASPPTPEPLVKTFEDKSKLASPVELKKKVKKELKTKMKKKDREKQKDKDKSKEKSKDKNKEKEKDKDSIKDSKLQWKDSMKDEDGEIHRLKSKDLNDSEQKPKQKENSGKKEKEKHKDKKKDKEKGKKDKEKKEKGKDKNKEEKQKNAPSTPVVLPPKDMLLPMISTPNAVRLPSLMPSMSPLVPEKLNEEREKTKDKDKKKEKKEKKKKKDKEKVKEKEKEKKEKDKKDKDKEKHKHDKAKVELSIPAPSPVIPRLTLRVGAGQDTIVISKVVSAPDAKAAPPPSLPKSPPPVPSPAPAPVVVIPPPVQAPPAPAAASPAPNSAPPAPGPNTGNSKTPYRSVVTETVSTYVIRDEWGNQIWICPGCNKLDDGSPMIGCDGCDDWYHWPCVGLTAEPEVEQWFCTKCDSKKKDKKHKKRKHKAH
- the TAF3 gene encoding transcription initiation factor TFIID subunit 3 isoform X1, giving the protein MCESYSRSLLRVSVAQICQALGWDSVQVTACDLLTDVLHRYLQQLCRGAHRYSELYGRTDPVLDDVGQAFKLMGVNLHELEDYIHNIEPVTFPHQIPSFPVSKNNVLQFPPPGSKDVEDRKEYIPDYLPLIVSSQEEEEEEQVPTDGGTSAEAMQVPLEEGEMEEDETINDENYLSKRPLESPEAMEMPFAKRQRLSNSKGDLLDGTLEPREPLSSINAQKVPPMLSPSQIQDNSDLTISPSEPVMLSPILKPQIPSSKPLEPKALTSKTKSKSSPGKNSKSPKSTPLSTVLGSPMRSPKSTLKDKKSPGRAKSPKSPKSPKASAPPTQPTVKSETPSRTPLAALSEKIGRENIQVKQSQASQDSEKLTLENPSKKPSVADNTIEDSIDAVIARACAEQEPDPFEFSSGSESEGDVFTSPKRLTIAEPATPKVSTSNSSFAKACSTSLPTSGGTSSSDISWTMDDSINEVIRKVNQETPSNVSMVQPCFSSPSASPPTPEPLVKTFEDKSKLASPVELKKKVKKELKTKMKKKDREKQKDKDKSKEKSKDKNKEKEKDKDSIKDSKLQWKDSMKDEDGEIHRLKSKDLNDSEQKPKQKENSGKKEKEKHKDKKKDKEKGKKDKEKKEKGKDKNKEEKQKNAPSTPVVLPPKDMLLPMISTPNAVRLPSLMPSMSPLVPEKLNEEREKTKDKDKKKEKKEKKKKKDKEKVKEKEKEKKEKDKKDKDKEKHKHDKQAKVELSIPAPSPVIPRLTLRVGAGQDTIVISKVVSAPDAKAAPPPSLPKSPPPVPSPAPAPVVVIPPPVQAPPAPAAASPAPNSAPPAPGPNTGNSKTPYRSVVTETVSTYVIRDEWGNQIWICPGCNKLDDGSPMIGCDGCDDWYHWPCVGLTAEPEVEQWFCTKCDSKKKDKKHKKRKHKAH